One Bos taurus isolate L1 Dominette 01449 registration number 42190680 breed Hereford chromosome 3, ARS-UCD2.0, whole genome shotgun sequence DNA window includes the following coding sequences:
- the CCDC17 gene encoding coiled-coil domain-containing protein 17 isoform X8 codes for MASHSREPGLLPCGSCDMVFRSWALLATHTQRFCIGRQTREVMIGAQPPVATEPRVVPQEHQGLREQEAGKSALKRLTEEVQRLRLCLQEMRPWITEIPRGPQGPWRRSEATTQSAHSKAAGSLGERLLALHWTHARRVAETAAQSWALEQRSEELSRRLQGLAWTGNGKSRIFSLERELRELRAEAGRTRGALEKLGAHVQQLQANPVTRLNTVREAELCGPVLQATPGTLPAEIGALREAYIRGGGQDPGVLGWMWQLQAEASALELRRSRTRRGEQKRASQETSLERGKGGGRAGAAFKELLAVEAENRRLEAEILALQMQRGAGQTPWGQGEPRLGANPSPRLRREDPPSLPPPVAPQLPPSTRVLFLGGAEKASQLPGAMTRNPARDPHYLLPTTDVLGPAPYNPGAGFVIFYDFLRGLEASWVWVQLMTGLARDGRESGGTTALPPALCLPPPPAPGPMGNCAILASKQPVPRLPPSPSVALVCELRAWQGLAWAKAPQPKAWASLVLFDQNQRLLSGRWRLPFRALPPDPSLSPGHLSPGQLNRIPQAELFLRLVNARDAGVQTLAEINPANAHEYQYPPLVPNSSSPEASPLTPTTAFVDPPPPEDA; via the exons ATGGCCTCCCACTCCAGGGAGCCAGGGCTCCTGCCCTGTGGATCCTGTGACATGGTTTTCCGCTCATGGGCCCTGCTGGCCACCCACACTCAGCGCTTCTGCATTGGCCGTCAGACCCGGGAGGTGATGATTGGAGCACAGCCCCCAGTAGCCACTGAACCACGG GTTGTGCCACAAGAACACCAGGGCCTCCGGGAGCAGGAGGCCGGCAAATCAGCTCTGAAGAGGCTAACAGAGGAG GTGCAGCGGCTGCGGCTCTGTCTGCAGGAAATGAGACCCTGGATAACAGAAATCCCCAGGGGGCCACAGGGGCCCTGGAGGCGTTCAGAGGCGACGACTCAGAGCGCCCACTCCAAGGCTGCTGGCAGCCTGGGCGAGCGGCTGCTGGCACTGCACTGGACTCACGCCAGGCGCGTGGCAGAGACCGCGGCACAGAGCTGGGCCCTAGAGCAGCGCAGCGAGG AACTGAGCCGGCGCCTCCAAGGTTTGGCCTGGACCGGGAACGGGAAATCACGCATATTCAGTCTGGAGCGAGAGCTTCGAGAACTCCGGGCAGAGGCAGGGCGAACGCGGGGAGCTCTGGAGAAGTTAGGGGCGCACGTTCAGCAGCTCCAGGCCAACCCGGT CACCCGGCTGAACACCGTGAGAGAAGCAGAACTCTGTGGTCCGGTGCTACAGGCCACCCCAGGGACTCTGCCTGCGGAGATCGG GGCCCTGCGTGAGGCCTACATTCGAGGCGGGGGCCAGGACCCCGGCGTTCTGGGCTGGATGTGGCAGCTGCAAGCGGAGGCATCAGCTCTGGAGCTTCGGCGGTCGCGGACCCGCAGGGGTGAACAGAAGCGGGCCAGCCAGGAGACCTCTCTGGAAAGAGGGAAGGGCG GAGGACGGGCAGGTGCTGCATTCAAGGAGCTTCTAGCAGTGGAGGCTGAAAACCGGCGCCTGGAGGCAGAAATCCTGGCTTTGCAGATGCAGAGGGGCGCAGGCCAGACACCCTGGG GGCAAGGGGAGCCGAGACTTGGGGCCAATCCGAGCCCACGCCTGAGGAGGGAAGATCCCCCAAGCCTCCCGCCTCCAGTGGCTCCCCAGCTGCCGCCCTCCACCAGAGTCCTATTCTTGGGTGGCGCTGAGAAGGCT TCGCAGCTTCCTGGAGCCATGACCAGGAACCCGGCCAGGGATCCACACTACCTCCTGCCCACAACTGACGTCCTGGGCCCTGCACCCTACAACCCTGG GGCTGGCTTTGTCATTTTCTATGACTTCCTGCGGGGCCTTGAGGCTTCTTGGGTTTGGGTGCAACTGATGACTGGTTTGGCCCGAGATGGACGGGAGTCAGGAGGGACCACAGCGCTACCCCCAGCCCTTtgcctgcccccacctccagctcCTGGGCCCATGGGCAACTGTGCCATCCTTGCCAGCAAGCAGCCTGTACCCAG ACTACCACCCTCACCATCAGTAGCCTTGGTCTGTGAGCTCCGGGCCTGGCAGGGGCTAGCATGGGCTAAGGCACCACAGCCAAAGGCCTGGGCCTCACTAGTGCTATTTGACCAGAATCAAAGGCTGCTAAGTGGTCGCTGGCGTCTCCCATTTCGGGCCCTCCCTCCGGACCCCAGCCTTAGCCCTGGGCACCTTAGCCCCGGGCAGCTTAACAGGATTCCCCAG GCCGAGCTCTTTCTGCGACTGGtgaatgcaagagatgcaggtgtcCAGACCCTGGCGGAGATCAATCCAGCAAATGCCCACGAGTACCAGTACCCACCCCTG GTACCCAACTCATCTTCACCGGAAGCCAGCCCCCTCACCCCAACAACTGCCTTTGTTGACCCCCCTCCTCCAGAAGATGCCTGA
- the CCDC17 gene encoding coiled-coil domain-containing protein 17 isoform X4 — protein MASHSREPGLLPCGSCDMVFRSWALLATHTQRFCIGRQTREVMIGAQPPVATEPRVVPQEHQGLREQEAGKSALKRLTEEVQRLRLCLQEMRPWITEIPRGPQGPWRRSEATTQSAHSKAAGSLGERLLALHWTHARRVAETAAQSWALEQRSEELSRRLQGLAWTGNGKSRIFSLERELRELRAEAGRTRGALEKLGAHVQQLQANPVTRLNTVREAELCGPVLQATPGTLPAEIGALREAYIRGGGQDPGVLGWMWQLQAEASALELRRSRTRRGGRAGAAFKELLAVEAENRRLEAEILALQMQRGAGQTPWGQGEPRLGANPSPRLRREDPPSLPPPVAPQLPPSTRVLFLGGAEKASQLPGAMTRNPARDPHYLLPTTDVLGPAPYNPGAGFVIFYDFLRGLEASWVWVQLMTGLARDGRESGGTTALPPALCLPPPPAPGPMGNCAILASKQPVPRLPPSPSVALVCELRAWQGLAWAKAPQPKAWASLVLFDQNQRLLSGRWRLPFRALPPDPSLSPGHLSPGQLNRIPQVSVEDGGWVCSFTLQMQGHLTFPQGNQAELFLRLVNARDAGVQTLAEINPANAHEYQYPPLVPNSSSPEASPLTPTTAFVDPPPPEDA, from the exons ATGGCCTCCCACTCCAGGGAGCCAGGGCTCCTGCCCTGTGGATCCTGTGACATGGTTTTCCGCTCATGGGCCCTGCTGGCCACCCACACTCAGCGCTTCTGCATTGGCCGTCAGACCCGGGAGGTGATGATTGGAGCACAGCCCCCAGTAGCCACTGAACCACGG GTTGTGCCACAAGAACACCAGGGCCTCCGGGAGCAGGAGGCCGGCAAATCAGCTCTGAAGAGGCTAACAGAGGAG GTGCAGCGGCTGCGGCTCTGTCTGCAGGAAATGAGACCCTGGATAACAGAAATCCCCAGGGGGCCACAGGGGCCCTGGAGGCGTTCAGAGGCGACGACTCAGAGCGCCCACTCCAAGGCTGCTGGCAGCCTGGGCGAGCGGCTGCTGGCACTGCACTGGACTCACGCCAGGCGCGTGGCAGAGACCGCGGCACAGAGCTGGGCCCTAGAGCAGCGCAGCGAGG AACTGAGCCGGCGCCTCCAAGGTTTGGCCTGGACCGGGAACGGGAAATCACGCATATTCAGTCTGGAGCGAGAGCTTCGAGAACTCCGGGCAGAGGCAGGGCGAACGCGGGGAGCTCTGGAGAAGTTAGGGGCGCACGTTCAGCAGCTCCAGGCCAACCCGGT CACCCGGCTGAACACCGTGAGAGAAGCAGAACTCTGTGGTCCGGTGCTACAGGCCACCCCAGGGACTCTGCCTGCGGAGATCGG GGCCCTGCGTGAGGCCTACATTCGAGGCGGGGGCCAGGACCCCGGCGTTCTGGGCTGGATGTGGCAGCTGCAAGCGGAGGCATCAGCTCTGGAGCTTCGGCGGTCGCGGACCCGCAGGG GAGGACGGGCAGGTGCTGCATTCAAGGAGCTTCTAGCAGTGGAGGCTGAAAACCGGCGCCTGGAGGCAGAAATCCTGGCTTTGCAGATGCAGAGGGGCGCAGGCCAGACACCCTGGG GGCAAGGGGAGCCGAGACTTGGGGCCAATCCGAGCCCACGCCTGAGGAGGGAAGATCCCCCAAGCCTCCCGCCTCCAGTGGCTCCCCAGCTGCCGCCCTCCACCAGAGTCCTATTCTTGGGTGGCGCTGAGAAGGCT TCGCAGCTTCCTGGAGCCATGACCAGGAACCCGGCCAGGGATCCACACTACCTCCTGCCCACAACTGACGTCCTGGGCCCTGCACCCTACAACCCTGG GGCTGGCTTTGTCATTTTCTATGACTTCCTGCGGGGCCTTGAGGCTTCTTGGGTTTGGGTGCAACTGATGACTGGTTTGGCCCGAGATGGACGGGAGTCAGGAGGGACCACAGCGCTACCCCCAGCCCTTtgcctgcccccacctccagctcCTGGGCCCATGGGCAACTGTGCCATCCTTGCCAGCAAGCAGCCTGTACCCAG ACTACCACCCTCACCATCAGTAGCCTTGGTCTGTGAGCTCCGGGCCTGGCAGGGGCTAGCATGGGCTAAGGCACCACAGCCAAAGGCCTGGGCCTCACTAGTGCTATTTGACCAGAATCAAAGGCTGCTAAGTGGTCGCTGGCGTCTCCCATTTCGGGCCCTCCCTCCGGACCCCAGCCTTAGCCCTGGGCACCTTAGCCCCGGGCAGCTTAACAGGATTCCCCAGGTGAGTGTGGAGGATGGGGGCTGGGTCTGCTCCTTCACGTTACAGATGCAAGGCCATCTCACCTTTCCCCAGGGTAATCAGGCCGAGCTCTTTCTGCGACTGGtgaatgcaagagatgcaggtgtcCAGACCCTGGCGGAGATCAATCCAGCAAATGCCCACGAGTACCAGTACCCACCCCTG GTACCCAACTCATCTTCACCGGAAGCCAGCCCCCTCACCCCAACAACTGCCTTTGTTGACCCCCCTCCTCCAGAAGATGCCTGA
- the CCDC17 gene encoding coiled-coil domain-containing protein 17 isoform X9 — translation MASHSREPGLLPCGSCDMVFRSWALLATHTQRFCIGRQTREVMIGAQPPVATEPRVVPQEHQGLREQEAGKSALKRLTEEVQRLRLCLQEMRPWITEIPRGPQGPWRRSEATTQSAHSKAAGSLGERLLALHWTHARRVAETAAQSWALEQRSEELSRRLQGLAWTGNGKSRIFSLERELRELRAEAGRTRGALEKLGAHVQQLQANPVTRLNTVREAELCGPVLQATPGTLPAEIGALREAYIRGGGQDPGVLGWMWQLQAEASALELRRSRTRRGEQKRASQETSLERGKGGGRAGAAFKELLAVEAENRRLEAEILALQMQRGAGQTPWGQGEPRLGANPSPRLRREDPPSLPPPVAPQLPPSTRVLFLGGAEKASQLPGAMTRNPARDPHYLLPTTDVLGPAPYNPGAGFVIFYDFLRGLEASWVWVQLMTGLARDGRESGGTTALPPALCLPPPPAPGPMGNCAILASKQPVPRYPTHLHRKPAPSPQQLPLLTPLLQKMPELADSGAEKRVGPSPTALTNPHWLRVQKNGGMSSLTCTRLGPRLRPLLGSAALLSPCSDKSLETNTDVSTLT, via the exons ATGGCCTCCCACTCCAGGGAGCCAGGGCTCCTGCCCTGTGGATCCTGTGACATGGTTTTCCGCTCATGGGCCCTGCTGGCCACCCACACTCAGCGCTTCTGCATTGGCCGTCAGACCCGGGAGGTGATGATTGGAGCACAGCCCCCAGTAGCCACTGAACCACGG GTTGTGCCACAAGAACACCAGGGCCTCCGGGAGCAGGAGGCCGGCAAATCAGCTCTGAAGAGGCTAACAGAGGAG GTGCAGCGGCTGCGGCTCTGTCTGCAGGAAATGAGACCCTGGATAACAGAAATCCCCAGGGGGCCACAGGGGCCCTGGAGGCGTTCAGAGGCGACGACTCAGAGCGCCCACTCCAAGGCTGCTGGCAGCCTGGGCGAGCGGCTGCTGGCACTGCACTGGACTCACGCCAGGCGCGTGGCAGAGACCGCGGCACAGAGCTGGGCCCTAGAGCAGCGCAGCGAGG AACTGAGCCGGCGCCTCCAAGGTTTGGCCTGGACCGGGAACGGGAAATCACGCATATTCAGTCTGGAGCGAGAGCTTCGAGAACTCCGGGCAGAGGCAGGGCGAACGCGGGGAGCTCTGGAGAAGTTAGGGGCGCACGTTCAGCAGCTCCAGGCCAACCCGGT CACCCGGCTGAACACCGTGAGAGAAGCAGAACTCTGTGGTCCGGTGCTACAGGCCACCCCAGGGACTCTGCCTGCGGAGATCGG GGCCCTGCGTGAGGCCTACATTCGAGGCGGGGGCCAGGACCCCGGCGTTCTGGGCTGGATGTGGCAGCTGCAAGCGGAGGCATCAGCTCTGGAGCTTCGGCGGTCGCGGACCCGCAGGGGTGAACAGAAGCGGGCCAGCCAGGAGACCTCTCTGGAAAGAGGGAAGGGCG GAGGACGGGCAGGTGCTGCATTCAAGGAGCTTCTAGCAGTGGAGGCTGAAAACCGGCGCCTGGAGGCAGAAATCCTGGCTTTGCAGATGCAGAGGGGCGCAGGCCAGACACCCTGGG GGCAAGGGGAGCCGAGACTTGGGGCCAATCCGAGCCCACGCCTGAGGAGGGAAGATCCCCCAAGCCTCCCGCCTCCAGTGGCTCCCCAGCTGCCGCCCTCCACCAGAGTCCTATTCTTGGGTGGCGCTGAGAAGGCT TCGCAGCTTCCTGGAGCCATGACCAGGAACCCGGCCAGGGATCCACACTACCTCCTGCCCACAACTGACGTCCTGGGCCCTGCACCCTACAACCCTGG GGCTGGCTTTGTCATTTTCTATGACTTCCTGCGGGGCCTTGAGGCTTCTTGGGTTTGGGTGCAACTGATGACTGGTTTGGCCCGAGATGGACGGGAGTCAGGAGGGACCACAGCGCTACCCCCAGCCCTTtgcctgcccccacctccagctcCTGGGCCCATGGGCAACTGTGCCATCCTTGCCAGCAAGCAGCCTGTACCCAG GTACCCAACTCATCTTCACCGGAAGCCAGCCCCCTCACCCCAACAACTGCCTTTGTTGACCCCCCTCCTCCAGAAGATGCCTGAACTAGCAGACTCGGGTGCAGAGAAGAGGGTTGGGCCCTCCCCCACAGCTTTGACCAACCCCCACTGGCTCAGAGTCCAGAAGAACGGGGGTATGAGTAGCTTAACGTGCACAAGGCTGGGGCCCAGACTGAGGCCTCTTCTGGGATCTGCAGCTTTACTATCTCCATGTTCTGACAAGAGTCTGGAAACAAATACAGATGTGAGCACATTAACATGA
- the CCDC17 gene encoding coiled-coil domain-containing protein 17 isoform X3 has product MASHSREPGLLPCGSCDMVFRSWALLATHTQRFCIGRQTREVVPQEHQGLREQEAGKSALKRLTEEVQRLRLCLQEMRPWITEIPRGPQGPWRRSEATTQSAHSKAAGSLGERLLALHWTHARRVAETAAQSWALEQRSEELSRRLQGLAWTGNGKSRIFSLERELRELRAEAGRTRGALEKLGAHVQQLQANPVTRLNTVREAELCGPVLQATPGTLPAEIGALREAYIRGGGQDPGVLGWMWQLQAEASALELRRSRTRRGEQKRASQETSLERGKGGGRAGAAFKELLAVEAENRRLEAEILALQMQRGAGQTPWGQGEPRLGANPSPRLRREDPPSLPPPVAPQLPPSTRVLFLGGAEKASQLPGAMTRNPARDPHYLLPTTDVLGPAPYNPGAGFVIFYDFLRGLEASWVWVQLMTGLARDGRESGGTTALPPALCLPPPPAPGPMGNCAILASKQPVPRLPPSPSVALVCELRAWQGLAWAKAPQPKAWASLVLFDQNQRLLSGRWRLPFRALPPDPSLSPGHLSPGQLNRIPQVSVEDGGWVCSFTLQMQGHLTFPQGNQAELFLRLVNARDAGVQTLAEINPANAHEYQYPPLVPNSSSPEASPLTPTTAFVDPPPPEDA; this is encoded by the exons ATGGCCTCCCACTCCAGGGAGCCAGGGCTCCTGCCCTGTGGATCCTGTGACATGGTTTTCCGCTCATGGGCCCTGCTGGCCACCCACACTCAGCGCTTCTGCATTGGCCGTCAGACCCGGGAG GTTGTGCCACAAGAACACCAGGGCCTCCGGGAGCAGGAGGCCGGCAAATCAGCTCTGAAGAGGCTAACAGAGGAG GTGCAGCGGCTGCGGCTCTGTCTGCAGGAAATGAGACCCTGGATAACAGAAATCCCCAGGGGGCCACAGGGGCCCTGGAGGCGTTCAGAGGCGACGACTCAGAGCGCCCACTCCAAGGCTGCTGGCAGCCTGGGCGAGCGGCTGCTGGCACTGCACTGGACTCACGCCAGGCGCGTGGCAGAGACCGCGGCACAGAGCTGGGCCCTAGAGCAGCGCAGCGAGG AACTGAGCCGGCGCCTCCAAGGTTTGGCCTGGACCGGGAACGGGAAATCACGCATATTCAGTCTGGAGCGAGAGCTTCGAGAACTCCGGGCAGAGGCAGGGCGAACGCGGGGAGCTCTGGAGAAGTTAGGGGCGCACGTTCAGCAGCTCCAGGCCAACCCGGT CACCCGGCTGAACACCGTGAGAGAAGCAGAACTCTGTGGTCCGGTGCTACAGGCCACCCCAGGGACTCTGCCTGCGGAGATCGG GGCCCTGCGTGAGGCCTACATTCGAGGCGGGGGCCAGGACCCCGGCGTTCTGGGCTGGATGTGGCAGCTGCAAGCGGAGGCATCAGCTCTGGAGCTTCGGCGGTCGCGGACCCGCAGGGGTGAACAGAAGCGGGCCAGCCAGGAGACCTCTCTGGAAAGAGGGAAGGGCG GAGGACGGGCAGGTGCTGCATTCAAGGAGCTTCTAGCAGTGGAGGCTGAAAACCGGCGCCTGGAGGCAGAAATCCTGGCTTTGCAGATGCAGAGGGGCGCAGGCCAGACACCCTGGG GGCAAGGGGAGCCGAGACTTGGGGCCAATCCGAGCCCACGCCTGAGGAGGGAAGATCCCCCAAGCCTCCCGCCTCCAGTGGCTCCCCAGCTGCCGCCCTCCACCAGAGTCCTATTCTTGGGTGGCGCTGAGAAGGCT TCGCAGCTTCCTGGAGCCATGACCAGGAACCCGGCCAGGGATCCACACTACCTCCTGCCCACAACTGACGTCCTGGGCCCTGCACCCTACAACCCTGG GGCTGGCTTTGTCATTTTCTATGACTTCCTGCGGGGCCTTGAGGCTTCTTGGGTTTGGGTGCAACTGATGACTGGTTTGGCCCGAGATGGACGGGAGTCAGGAGGGACCACAGCGCTACCCCCAGCCCTTtgcctgcccccacctccagctcCTGGGCCCATGGGCAACTGTGCCATCCTTGCCAGCAAGCAGCCTGTACCCAG ACTACCACCCTCACCATCAGTAGCCTTGGTCTGTGAGCTCCGGGCCTGGCAGGGGCTAGCATGGGCTAAGGCACCACAGCCAAAGGCCTGGGCCTCACTAGTGCTATTTGACCAGAATCAAAGGCTGCTAAGTGGTCGCTGGCGTCTCCCATTTCGGGCCCTCCCTCCGGACCCCAGCCTTAGCCCTGGGCACCTTAGCCCCGGGCAGCTTAACAGGATTCCCCAGGTGAGTGTGGAGGATGGGGGCTGGGTCTGCTCCTTCACGTTACAGATGCAAGGCCATCTCACCTTTCCCCAGGGTAATCAGGCCGAGCTCTTTCTGCGACTGGtgaatgcaagagatgcaggtgtcCAGACCCTGGCGGAGATCAATCCAGCAAATGCCCACGAGTACCAGTACCCACCCCTG GTACCCAACTCATCTTCACCGGAAGCCAGCCCCCTCACCCCAACAACTGCCTTTGTTGACCCCCCTCCTCCAGAAGATGCCTGA
- the CCDC17 gene encoding coiled-coil domain-containing protein 17 isoform X5, with amino-acid sequence MASHSREPGLLPCGSCDMVFRSWALLATHTQRFCIGRQTREVVPQEHQGLREQEAGKSALKRLTEEEMRPWITEIPRGPQGPWRRSEATTQSAHSKAAGSLGERLLALHWTHARRVAETAAQSWALEQRSEELSRRLQGLAWTGNGKSRIFSLERELRELRAEAGRTRGALEKLGAHVQQLQANPVTRLNTVREAELCGPVLQATPGTLPAEIGALREAYIRGGGQDPGVLGWMWQLQAEASALELRRSRTRRGEQKRASQETSLERGKGGGRAGAAFKELLAVEAENRRLEAEILALQMQRGAGQTPWGQGEPRLGANPSPRLRREDPPSLPPPVAPQLPPSTRVLFLGGAEKASQLPGAMTRNPARDPHYLLPTTDVLGPAPYNPGAGFVIFYDFLRGLEASWVWVQLMTGLARDGRESGGTTALPPALCLPPPPAPGPMGNCAILASKQPVPRLPPSPSVALVCELRAWQGLAWAKAPQPKAWASLVLFDQNQRLLSGRWRLPFRALPPDPSLSPGHLSPGQLNRIPQVSVEDGGWVCSFTLQMQGHLTFPQGNQAELFLRLVNARDAGVQTLAEINPANAHEYQYPPLVPNSSSPEASPLTPTTAFVDPPPPEDA; translated from the exons ATGGCCTCCCACTCCAGGGAGCCAGGGCTCCTGCCCTGTGGATCCTGTGACATGGTTTTCCGCTCATGGGCCCTGCTGGCCACCCACACTCAGCGCTTCTGCATTGGCCGTCAGACCCGGGAG GTTGTGCCACAAGAACACCAGGGCCTCCGGGAGCAGGAGGCCGGCAAATCAGCTCTGAAGAGGCTAACAGAGGAG GAAATGAGACCCTGGATAACAGAAATCCCCAGGGGGCCACAGGGGCCCTGGAGGCGTTCAGAGGCGACGACTCAGAGCGCCCACTCCAAGGCTGCTGGCAGCCTGGGCGAGCGGCTGCTGGCACTGCACTGGACTCACGCCAGGCGCGTGGCAGAGACCGCGGCACAGAGCTGGGCCCTAGAGCAGCGCAGCGAGG AACTGAGCCGGCGCCTCCAAGGTTTGGCCTGGACCGGGAACGGGAAATCACGCATATTCAGTCTGGAGCGAGAGCTTCGAGAACTCCGGGCAGAGGCAGGGCGAACGCGGGGAGCTCTGGAGAAGTTAGGGGCGCACGTTCAGCAGCTCCAGGCCAACCCGGT CACCCGGCTGAACACCGTGAGAGAAGCAGAACTCTGTGGTCCGGTGCTACAGGCCACCCCAGGGACTCTGCCTGCGGAGATCGG GGCCCTGCGTGAGGCCTACATTCGAGGCGGGGGCCAGGACCCCGGCGTTCTGGGCTGGATGTGGCAGCTGCAAGCGGAGGCATCAGCTCTGGAGCTTCGGCGGTCGCGGACCCGCAGGGGTGAACAGAAGCGGGCCAGCCAGGAGACCTCTCTGGAAAGAGGGAAGGGCG GAGGACGGGCAGGTGCTGCATTCAAGGAGCTTCTAGCAGTGGAGGCTGAAAACCGGCGCCTGGAGGCAGAAATCCTGGCTTTGCAGATGCAGAGGGGCGCAGGCCAGACACCCTGGG GGCAAGGGGAGCCGAGACTTGGGGCCAATCCGAGCCCACGCCTGAGGAGGGAAGATCCCCCAAGCCTCCCGCCTCCAGTGGCTCCCCAGCTGCCGCCCTCCACCAGAGTCCTATTCTTGGGTGGCGCTGAGAAGGCT TCGCAGCTTCCTGGAGCCATGACCAGGAACCCGGCCAGGGATCCACACTACCTCCTGCCCACAACTGACGTCCTGGGCCCTGCACCCTACAACCCTGG GGCTGGCTTTGTCATTTTCTATGACTTCCTGCGGGGCCTTGAGGCTTCTTGGGTTTGGGTGCAACTGATGACTGGTTTGGCCCGAGATGGACGGGAGTCAGGAGGGACCACAGCGCTACCCCCAGCCCTTtgcctgcccccacctccagctcCTGGGCCCATGGGCAACTGTGCCATCCTTGCCAGCAAGCAGCCTGTACCCAG ACTACCACCCTCACCATCAGTAGCCTTGGTCTGTGAGCTCCGGGCCTGGCAGGGGCTAGCATGGGCTAAGGCACCACAGCCAAAGGCCTGGGCCTCACTAGTGCTATTTGACCAGAATCAAAGGCTGCTAAGTGGTCGCTGGCGTCTCCCATTTCGGGCCCTCCCTCCGGACCCCAGCCTTAGCCCTGGGCACCTTAGCCCCGGGCAGCTTAACAGGATTCCCCAGGTGAGTGTGGAGGATGGGGGCTGGGTCTGCTCCTTCACGTTACAGATGCAAGGCCATCTCACCTTTCCCCAGGGTAATCAGGCCGAGCTCTTTCTGCGACTGGtgaatgcaagagatgcaggtgtcCAGACCCTGGCGGAGATCAATCCAGCAAATGCCCACGAGTACCAGTACCCACCCCTG GTACCCAACTCATCTTCACCGGAAGCCAGCCCCCTCACCCCAACAACTGCCTTTGTTGACCCCCCTCCTCCAGAAGATGCCTGA